A stretch of Candidatus Margulisiibacteriota bacterium DNA encodes these proteins:
- the metG gene encoding methionine--tRNA ligase translates to MSRKILVTSALPYANGSIHLGHLVEYIQTDIWTRFQKLSGQECLYVCADDTHGTPIMLSARRQNITPEELISKMQDEHTADFRAFHIGFDNYYSTNSPENKELSELFYSRAQAKGLIEEKEISQAYCEKCRMFLPDRFIKGACPQCGAAEQYGDSCEVCSATYAPTDLKDAHCAECGAKPVRKKSRHYFFKLSALEKELLAWVKAGHIQTEIYNKLLEWFQQGLRDWDISRDAPYFGFKIPGTDDKFFYVWLDAPVGYIASTKNFCAKTGRHFEDIWLKDGYEIHHFIGKDILYFHTLFWPALLLAAGFRTPDQVHVHGFLTVNGEKMSKSRGTFIQARKYLDAGLKPEYLRYYYAAKLGPSLNDIDLNISDFVSKVNADLVNKLVNIGSRLGSIANKKLNSVLTRPDAAGQTVLAEIISAQTEITRAYEELELHKAMREIMRLADAANKYINDSAPWNVVKTDTAQAARICASGLNCLKILTAYIKPVLPVIAAGVEKFLNCGELNFQNAPDLLLDHKINAYEHLAQRLDEADVNKKLLE, encoded by the coding sequence GTGTCCCGCAAAATTTTAGTCACCAGCGCGCTGCCTTACGCCAATGGCAGCATTCATCTCGGCCACCTGGTCGAGTATATTCAGACCGACATTTGGACGCGTTTTCAGAAACTTTCCGGCCAGGAATGTCTTTATGTCTGCGCTGACGACACGCACGGCACACCGATCATGCTTTCGGCCAGACGCCAGAACATCACGCCGGAAGAATTGATCTCCAAAATGCAGGACGAACATACCGCGGATTTTCGGGCTTTTCATATTGGCTTTGACAATTATTACTCGACTAACTCACCGGAAAACAAAGAGCTGTCCGAGTTATTCTACTCCCGGGCGCAGGCCAAAGGTCTGATCGAGGAAAAAGAAATCTCGCAGGCTTACTGTGAAAAATGCCGGATGTTCCTGCCTGACCGTTTCATCAAAGGCGCCTGCCCTCAATGCGGGGCGGCGGAACAATACGGCGACAGCTGCGAAGTCTGCTCGGCCACTTACGCGCCGACCGATCTAAAAGACGCGCACTGCGCGGAGTGCGGGGCAAAGCCGGTGCGAAAAAAAAGCCGGCATTATTTTTTTAAACTCAGCGCTCTGGAAAAAGAGCTGCTGGCCTGGGTCAAAGCCGGCCATATTCAGACCGAGATTTATAACAAACTGCTGGAGTGGTTCCAGCAGGGTCTGCGCGACTGGGACATCTCCCGCGACGCGCCGTATTTTGGTTTTAAAATCCCCGGCACAGACGATAAGTTTTTTTACGTCTGGCTGGACGCGCCGGTCGGCTACATTGCTTCGACTAAAAATTTCTGCGCCAAAACCGGCCGCCATTTTGAGGACATTTGGCTGAAAGACGGCTATGAAATTCACCATTTTATCGGCAAAGATATTTTGTATTTTCACACTTTGTTCTGGCCGGCTCTGCTTCTGGCCGCGGGATTTCGCACGCCGGATCAGGTGCATGTTCACGGTTTCCTGACCGTCAACGGTGAAAAAATGTCCAAGAGCCGCGGCACATTTATTCAGGCGCGCAAATATTTAGACGCTGGTTTAAAGCCGGAATATCTGCGTTATTATTACGCGGCCAAACTCGGCCCATCGCTCAATGACATTGATCTGAACATCAGCGATTTTGTCTCCAAAGTCAATGCGGATCTTGTGAATAAACTGGTCAATATCGGCAGCCGCCTGGGCAGCATAGCCAATAAAAAACTGAACAGCGTTTTGACGCGGCCGGACGCGGCCGGACAGACAGTTTTGGCAGAAATAATTTCCGCGCAGACCGAAATTACGCGGGCTTACGAAGAGCTGGAGCTACATAAAGCCATGCGGGAGATCATGCGCCTGGCCGACGCCGCCAACAAATACATCAACGACAGCGCACCGTGGAATGTGGTAAAAACAGATACGGCGCAGGCCGCGCGGATCTGCGCCAGCGGACTGAACTGTCTTAAAATATTGACCGCTTACATCAAGCCTGTTCTGCCGGTCATTGCCGCGGGTGTGGAAAAATTTTTGAACTGCGGCGAGTTAAATTTTCAGAACGCTCCAGACTTGCTGCTGGATCACAAGATCAACGCTTACGAGCATCTGGCGCAGCGGCTTGATGAGGCTGATGTAAATAAAAAACTTTTAGAGTAA
- the trxA gene encoding thioredoxin produces the protein MVKELNNAEFQKEVLESAAPALVDFWAPWCGPCRMMAPVLEEAAVQLGAKLKIAKINTDENPELAANYNIVSIPCLILFKGGKEVERFIGVQPRDALLAKIQTHL, from the coding sequence ATGGTAAAAGAATTAAATAACGCGGAATTTCAAAAAGAAGTCCTGGAAAGCGCTGCGCCGGCGCTGGTGGATTTCTGGGCGCCGTGGTGCGGCCCCTGCCGGATGATGGCTCCGGTGCTAGAAGAAGCCGCCGTGCAGCTGGGCGCTAAACTAAAAATCGCCAAAATCAACACGGATGAAAACCCGGAACTGGCCGCCAATTACAATATTGTCAGCATCCCCTGCTTGATCCTTTTCAAAGGCGGAAAAGAAGTTGAGCGTTTTATCGGCGTGCAGCCGCGTGACGCGCTGCTGGCCAAAATCCAGACGCATCTTTAA
- the ruvA gene encoding Holliday junction branch migration protein RuvA yields the protein MIAYLQGQIIARDEQSVVLLAQDVGYQIYLSERALQALPPEQTEQSFFIYQHIREDTNVLYGFSGWPERKLFLALLGVSGIGPKMAMTILAAHSAAELVNIIYRGDTAGLNIGKKTAEKVVVELKDKIGKFFPELLTDKNAKAAAWPAGQLEQGFLLEIRAALNALGYTARETEEILRKNQAALAGIKSVEAAVTYLLKNL from the coding sequence ATGATAGCATATTTGCAGGGACAGATAATCGCGCGCGATGAGCAAAGTGTTGTTTTGCTGGCGCAGGATGTCGGGTATCAGATCTATTTAAGCGAGCGCGCTTTGCAGGCTCTGCCGCCGGAACAAACCGAACAATCTTTCTTTATTTATCAGCATATCCGCGAGGACACCAATGTGCTGTACGGATTTTCGGGCTGGCCGGAGCGCAAATTATTCCTGGCGCTGCTGGGTGTTTCCGGCATCGGGCCGAAAATGGCCATGACTATTTTGGCGGCGCATTCGGCGGCGGAGCTCGTAAATATTATTTACCGTGGCGACACGGCGGGTTTAAATATCGGTAAAAAGACCGCCGAAAAAGTGGTCGTGGAATTAAAAGACAAGATCGGCAAATTTTTCCCGGAATTGCTCACGGATAAAAACGCTAAAGCGGCGGCCTGGCCGGCTGGTCAGCTGGAACAGGGTTTTTTGCTGGAAATCCGCGCCGCGCTCAACGCGCTGGGGTACACAGCGCGGGAAACCGAAGAGATACTCCGCAAAAATCAGGCCGCGCTGGCCGGAATAAAATCAGTGGAAGCCGCCGTAACGTATCTTTTGAAAAACTTGTGA
- the ruvC gene encoding crossover junction endodeoxyribonuclease RuvC: MKKNSRLILGIDPGTALVGWGLVSQQGNRLSMLAHGCIKNPPQMPQSERLLRIYTQMTEILAKYEPDVAAVEQLFFSKNVTTGISVAQARGVILLTAIQAGVTLAEYRPDQIKTSVCGYGRADKKQVQLMVKRLLGLQEIIKSDDTADALATAICHAQSSILDRVKIKAGK; encoded by the coding sequence ATGAAAAAAAACAGCCGCCTCATTCTCGGTATCGATCCCGGCACGGCTTTAGTCGGCTGGGGTTTGGTCAGCCAACAGGGCAATCGCCTGTCCATGCTGGCGCACGGCTGTATCAAGAACCCGCCGCAAATGCCGCAAAGCGAAAGGCTCCTGCGCATTTACACGCAAATGACGGAAATTTTGGCCAAATACGAGCCGGATGTCGCGGCGGTGGAGCAGTTGTTTTTTTCAAAAAATGTCACCACCGGCATTTCGGTCGCGCAGGCGCGGGGCGTGATACTTTTGACGGCGATACAGGCCGGCGTTACACTAGCGGAATACCGGCCGGATCAGATCAAGACCAGCGTTTGCGGTTATGGCCGCGCCGATAAAAAACAGGTGCAGCTCATGGTCAAACGCTTGCTGGGCTTACAAGAAATAATCAAGTCGGATGACACAGCGGATGCTTTAGCTACGGCGATCTGTCATGCGCAAAGCTCGATACTGGACAGAGTGAAAATAAAAGCAGGAAAGTAA
- the ligA gene encoding NAD-dependent DNA ligase LigA, giving the protein MSIQQDIARLRQEIQRHERLYYVADTPEISDQEYDALLQRLQALETAHPELRTPDSPTQRVGGAPLEKFETVAHQEPLYSLDNAFSFADLAEFDARARKGLDAAEVEYICELKIDGLAVSLTYTRGLFTLGATRGDGKKGENVTENLKTVRAIPLRLPEARDLVVRGEIYIKRSEFGKLEGFANPRNAAAGSLRQLDPQVTATRRLDMFCYGVIAEHDTQEAGYQLIQKLGFKLNSHRRVCRGLAAVEKYIQEWEARRQELDYDTDGIVIKVNSITAQQKLGFTTKAPRWAIAYKYAPEQAVTKLEAIDIQVGRTGALTPVARLTPVELNGVIVSNATLHNEDEIKRKDVRIGDQVIIQRAGEVIPEVVSVAAADTSTPLPNGLAVSVRGKKFVFPKKCPVCGAAAVKDTEDDAVWRCPNAACPARIKGALKHFVSKDAADIEGCGEQIVEQLNKAGLVHDPADLYYLCCEDLIELDRMGEKSVQNLLAALEKSKQAGLARILFGLGIRHVGQYVAEKLADKFHSIDDLLAAAEDELANTDGVGEVVARSLSAALRAPELRKTISRLQEAGVVLDDNRARISNALAGQTFVLTGALPTLSRGEAEELIKSHGGSVSSSVSKKTSYVLLGDSPGSKADKAKKLGVPLITEKTLREMLE; this is encoded by the coding sequence ATGTCTATTCAGCAAGATATTGCCCGGCTGCGTCAGGAAATCCAGCGTCATGAGCGGCTTTACTACGTGGCTGACACGCCGGAAATTTCCGATCAGGAATACGACGCGCTGCTGCAGAGATTGCAGGCGCTGGAGACGGCGCATCCCGAGCTGCGCACGCCGGATTCGCCGACGCAGAGAGTAGGCGGCGCGCCGCTGGAAAAATTTGAAACAGTTGCGCATCAAGAGCCGCTGTATTCGCTGGACAATGCTTTTTCTTTCGCGGATTTAGCGGAATTTGACGCGCGGGCGCGCAAGGGACTTGACGCCGCTGAAGTCGAATACATCTGCGAATTGAAAATTGACGGGCTGGCTGTTTCGCTGACTTATACCCGGGGTTTGTTCACGCTGGGCGCGACACGCGGCGACGGCAAAAAAGGCGAGAACGTGACGGAAAATCTGAAAACCGTCCGCGCGATACCGCTGCGTCTGCCGGAAGCGCGGGATCTTGTTGTCCGCGGTGAGATTTATATCAAGCGTTCGGAATTTGGAAAGCTGGAAGGTTTTGCCAATCCGCGCAACGCCGCGGCGGGCAGTCTGCGCCAGCTCGATCCTCAGGTCACGGCCACGCGCCGTCTGGACATGTTTTGCTACGGCGTCATTGCCGAACATGACACGCAGGAGGCTGGTTATCAGCTGATCCAAAAGCTGGGTTTCAAACTCAATTCGCACCGGCGGGTCTGCCGCGGTTTGGCGGCCGTCGAAAAATACATTCAAGAATGGGAAGCGCGGCGCCAAGAGCTGGACTATGACACGGATGGCATTGTGATCAAGGTTAATTCCATCACCGCTCAGCAAAAACTGGGCTTCACAACCAAAGCGCCGCGCTGGGCGATCGCCTACAAGTATGCTCCGGAGCAAGCCGTGACCAAACTGGAAGCGATCGATATACAGGTAGGCCGCACGGGCGCGCTGACGCCGGTGGCGCGTTTGACGCCGGTGGAGCTGAACGGCGTGATCGTATCCAACGCGACGCTGCACAACGAGGACGAGATCAAGCGCAAGGATGTGCGGATCGGCGATCAGGTGATCATTCAGCGCGCCGGCGAGGTGATACCGGAAGTGGTCAGCGTGGCCGCCGCGGACACTTCTACTCCGCTCCCTAACGGGCTTGCAGTCAGTGTCCGCGGAAAGAAATTTGTCTTTCCTAAAAAATGTCCGGTCTGCGGCGCGGCCGCTGTCAAAGACACCGAGGACGACGCGGTTTGGCGCTGCCCCAATGCCGCTTGTCCGGCGCGCATCAAGGGCGCCTTGAAGCATTTTGTCAGTAAAGACGCGGCGGATATCGAGGGCTGCGGCGAGCAAATTGTTGAGCAGCTAAATAAAGCCGGTCTGGTTCATGACCCCGCTGATCTGTATTACCTGTGCTGTGAGGACTTGATAGAACTTGACCGCATGGGCGAAAAATCCGTGCAAAATCTGCTGGCCGCGCTTGAAAAAAGCAAACAGGCGGGACTGGCGCGGATCTTATTCGGACTGGGCATCCGGCATGTCGGGCAGTATGTGGCGGAAAAATTGGCGGACAAATTTCATTCGATAGACGATTTGCTGGCCGCCGCGGAGGACGAATTGGCCAATACCGACGGCGTCGGCGAAGTGGTGGCGCGTTCTTTGTCCGCCGCTTTGCGGGCGCCGGAATTGCGGAAAACGATCAGCCGCCTGCAAGAAGCCGGCGTCGTCCTGGACGATAATCGCGCGCGAATTTCCAACGCGCTGGCCGGTCAAACTTTTGTCCTGACCGGAGCTTTGCCGACCTTGAGCCGCGGTGAGGCCGAAGAATTGATCAAATCGCACGGCGGCAGTGTGTCGTCGAGTGTCAGCAAAAAGACCAGCTATGTTTTGCTGGGCGACAGTCCAGGCAGCAAAGCGGACAAAGCTAAAAAACTAGGCGTGCCGCTGATCACTGAAAAAACTTTGCGGGAAATGCTGGAATGA